A genome region from Thermococcus gorgonarius includes the following:
- a CDS encoding PINc/VapC family ATPase: protein MKVFVPDTSVIVDGRLTQFLSTLGEKVKVVVPEAVVAEIEHQANEGKAIGHVGLEELKKLRDMADRGEILLEFYGERPELWQIRRAKAGEIDHMVREAARELNATLITGDQVQRDVAIAKGIDVIYLTARKEVKHRLEDFFDETTMSVHLKAGIRPLAKKGKPGEWKLVPVRDEPLTDEELEEIADDIVERARRDPESFIEIDEPGATVVQLRNYRIVIAKPPFADRIEITAVRPVTKLSIEDYELSERLLERLKDKAQGILIAGAPGEGKTTFAQALAEWYASMGKIVKTMEKPRDLQVSEEITQYTALSGKMELTGDILLLVRPDYTIFDEMRKTSDFKIYSDLRLAGVGMVGVVHATKPIDAIQRFIGRVELGMIPQIVDTVIFIKAGRVAKVLTLEYLVKVPSGMKEEDLARPVIEVRDFETGELEYEIYTYGEEVSVVPVKKEEKAPALKLAEKRLKQEIKKFLPDVYTEVEIVSPHKAVIYADEFDIPAIIGKKGKRITELEKKVGISIDVKSFAEREAEKPREKIPVEVEEKKKTIVLRVSPDYAKKPLKFYGGEQYVFTATPSKKGLVKVSKSTPIGKELKRLIDAGIPIWAST, encoded by the coding sequence ATGAAGGTGTTCGTTCCAGACACGAGCGTGATAGTTGACGGCAGGCTGACCCAGTTCCTCTCAACTTTGGGCGAGAAAGTGAAGGTGGTAGTTCCCGAGGCAGTTGTGGCGGAGATAGAGCACCAGGCCAACGAGGGAAAGGCCATAGGCCACGTCGGCCTTGAAGAGCTCAAAAAGCTCCGCGACATGGCTGACAGAGGCGAAATACTCCTTGAATTCTACGGCGAGAGGCCCGAGCTCTGGCAGATTAGAAGAGCTAAAGCAGGCGAGATAGACCATATGGTTCGCGAGGCCGCTAGGGAACTCAACGCCACCCTCATCACGGGCGATCAAGTTCAGAGGGACGTTGCGATAGCCAAAGGCATCGATGTAATCTACCTGACGGCCAGAAAAGAGGTGAAGCACCGTCTAGAAGACTTCTTTGATGAAACAACCATGAGCGTCCACCTTAAAGCAGGCATAAGACCGCTCGCCAAGAAGGGCAAACCTGGCGAGTGGAAGCTCGTCCCGGTCAGGGACGAACCTTTAACCGATGAAGAGCTTGAGGAGATAGCCGATGACATCGTCGAGCGCGCCAGACGCGATCCAGAGAGCTTTATAGAGATAGACGAGCCGGGGGCGACGGTCGTTCAGCTCAGGAACTACCGTATCGTTATAGCTAAACCGCCCTTTGCAGACAGGATTGAGATAACCGCCGTCAGACCAGTCACGAAACTCAGCATAGAGGACTATGAGCTGAGCGAGAGGCTCTTAGAGAGGCTTAAGGACAAGGCCCAGGGTATTCTCATAGCAGGCGCTCCGGGCGAGGGCAAAACGACCTTCGCTCAGGCCTTGGCCGAATGGTACGCGAGCATGGGCAAGATAGTAAAGACGATGGAGAAGCCGAGGGATTTGCAGGTTAGCGAGGAGATAACCCAGTACACAGCCTTAAGCGGAAAGATGGAACTTACCGGAGATATTCTCCTCCTAGTGAGGCCGGACTACACGATATTCGACGAGATGAGGAAGACGAGCGACTTCAAGATTTACTCCGACTTGAGACTGGCCGGTGTTGGAATGGTTGGAGTGGTCCATGCGACCAAGCCGATAGATGCAATCCAGCGCTTCATCGGCAGGGTCGAGCTGGGAATGATACCCCAGATAGTCGATACGGTTATCTTTATCAAAGCCGGCCGCGTTGCGAAGGTTCTAACGCTGGAGTACCTCGTCAAAGTACCGAGCGGCATGAAGGAGGAGGACTTAGCGAGGCCCGTTATCGAGGTTCGCGACTTCGAGACGGGTGAGCTTGAGTACGAGATATACACCTACGGTGAAGAGGTAAGCGTCGTCCCTGTGAAGAAAGAGGAAAAGGCCCCCGCTCTTAAGCTGGCAGAGAAGAGGCTCAAGCAGGAGATAAAGAAGTTCCTTCCCGATGTTTACACCGAGGTCGAGATAGTCAGCCCGCACAAAGCTGTGATATACGCCGACGAGTTCGACATTCCCGCGATAATAGGAAAGAAGGGCAAGAGGATAACCGAGCTGGAGAAGAAGGTGGGAATAAGCATAGACGTCAAGAGCTTCGCCGAGAGAGAAGCCGAGAAGCCCAGGGAGAAGATACCGGTCGAGGTAGAGGAGAAGAAGAAAACAATAGTCCTGAGAGTTTCGCCGGACTACGCGAAAAAACCGCTCAAGTTCTACGGTGGGGAACAGTACGTCTTCACTGCCACTCCGAGCAAGAAGGGCCTCGTCAAGGTTAGCAAGAGCACGCCGATAGGGAAAGAACTGAAGAGGCTCATCGATGCGGGCATACCGATATGGGCCAGCACATGA
- the minD gene encoding cell division ATPase MinD, whose amino-acid sequence MGHLISIASGKGGTGKTTTTANLSIALGKMGKKILAIDADLTMANLSLVMGIDDAEPTIHDVLAGEVKIDEVIYQTSYENVDLIPAAIDWEHVKKADPRKLPGVIKPLKDRYDFVLIDCPAGLQMDAMNAMLSGEEGILITNPEISCITDTMKVGIVLKKAGLAVLGFVLNRYGRSENDIPPEAAEEVMEVPLLAVVPEDPKVREATLEGIPVVEYAPESEGAKAFMKLAEEVVRIAGLKARVMY is encoded by the coding sequence ATGGGGCATTTGATATCAATAGCAAGTGGTAAAGGGGGGACGGGGAAAACGACGACCACTGCTAACCTCTCGATAGCCCTCGGAAAGATGGGAAAAAAGATTTTGGCAATTGATGCCGACTTGACGATGGCAAACCTCAGCTTAGTCATGGGTATTGACGATGCCGAACCAACAATACATGACGTTCTCGCCGGGGAGGTAAAGATCGATGAGGTAATATATCAGACAAGTTACGAAAACGTTGATCTAATCCCCGCCGCTATAGACTGGGAGCACGTTAAAAAAGCTGACCCTAGAAAGCTCCCCGGGGTTATAAAACCTCTGAAGGACAGGTACGATTTCGTTCTCATAGACTGTCCCGCTGGTCTCCAAATGGACGCGATGAACGCGATGCTGAGTGGAGAGGAGGGTATCCTGATAACGAACCCTGAAATATCATGTATAACAGATACCATGAAAGTTGGAATAGTCCTCAAAAAAGCTGGTTTAGCCGTTCTGGGCTTTGTTCTCAACCGCTACGGAAGAAGCGAAAACGACATTCCCCCCGAGGCCGCTGAGGAAGTCATGGAAGTTCCCCTCTTGGCTGTAGTTCCTGAGGACCCCAAAGTCAGGGAGGCAACTCTTGAGGGTATCCCCGTTGTGGAATACGCCCCAGAGTCTGAGGGTGCCAAGGCTTTTATGAAGCTGGCCGAGGAGGTTGTTAGAATAGCAGGCCTTAAGGCAAGGGTCATGTACTGA
- a CDS encoding ATP/GTP-binding protein, producing MILIFLGTAGSGKTTITASFGGYLEKNGNSVGYVNLDTGVKKLPYKPDIDVRDIITVEELMKEGYGPNGAIVESYDRLLSHADEILSGILELDEELDYLLIDTPGQMESFLFHEFGMRITSGLKEPLAAYLFGPDILRRPSDYCFVKFFAIMIDLRLGTTTVPVLNKVDLIREEELSSIRRLLEDIDYLNARLKLDPSMQGFLAYRICSFLPEVSPPVRVVYASAKTGEGFDELETLSYEHYCTCGDLT from the coding sequence ATGATACTGATTTTCCTGGGCACCGCAGGTAGCGGAAAGACCACTATAACAGCTTCCTTTGGTGGGTATCTTGAGAAAAACGGTAACTCAGTTGGTTATGTCAACCTCGACACCGGGGTGAAGAAACTCCCCTACAAGCCGGACATCGACGTCCGTGATATAATAACTGTTGAAGAACTAATGAAGGAAGGTTATGGGCCAAACGGGGCCATAGTTGAGAGCTATGACAGATTGCTTTCCCACGCTGATGAAATACTTAGTGGAATACTTGAACTGGATGAAGAGCTCGACTACCTCCTTATAGACACTCCCGGACAGATGGAAAGCTTTCTTTTTCACGAGTTCGGCATGAGAATAACCAGTGGCCTGAAGGAACCCCTGGCCGCTTACCTTTTCGGTCCGGATATTCTTAGGAGGCCTTCCGACTACTGTTTCGTCAAGTTCTTCGCTATAATGATAGACCTCCGTCTGGGCACGACAACGGTTCCCGTTCTCAACAAGGTCGACTTAATACGTGAAGAAGAACTATCCTCGATAAGGCGGCTCCTTGAGGACATAGATTATTTAAACGCCCGTCTTAAGCTCGATCCATCCATGCAGGGCTTTTTGGCCTATAGGATATGTTCCTTCCTTCCCGAAGTTTCCCCGCCGGTTAGGGTTGTTTATGCCTCCGCTAAAACCGGCGAGGGGTTTGATGAGCTAGAAACCCTCTCCTATGAGCACTATTGCACCTGTGGAGATCTGACCTGA
- the asnB gene encoding asparagine synthase (glutamine-hydrolyzing), translating to MCLIAGGMGLNLKDKFIRMILTGKHRGPDSFGVWTDLGVFKSGDFSKISEIPEGSVGLLQCRLAMTGSKGFTQPFFNDIVLVHNGEIYNYRQLRDYLEGRGVEFETDVDSEVVLRLLEHLLSKGLSVHEAVKRAMIMMNGDYAVAFFWRGNIYLFRDPVGIRPLYFSPNGFFASEKKVLWAIGEKAVPVGPGELVRLSPRGADRKKVLDIRELPWCEKEFTEERAIGALVKSLECSVRMRAGSRTGVLFSGGLDSSIVAYLASEFSDVTLYTAGVEDSPDVEWARKASDELGIPLKEVLLTKEDVENIVEKVIFAIEEPSFMNLAIGVPLYFATALAASDGLKVLLSGQGADELFGGYAKYLEDPGLMERDLLELGEKNLARDDKIAMYNGVETRYPYLALPLVRLALKMPHGMKIKNSVRKWVLRKAAERMGLPTDVVWREKKAAQYGSGSQKILMKLARERKMKPSEFAEFLFRKVFGSVGWP from the coding sequence ATGTGCCTGATCGCAGGAGGAATGGGATTAAATCTGAAGGATAAGTTCATTCGCATGATCCTCACCGGGAAACACAGGGGTCCTGATTCCTTTGGCGTGTGGACGGATTTGGGAGTTTTCAAGTCAGGTGACTTTTCAAAGATCAGTGAAATTCCCGAGGGAAGCGTGGGCCTTCTTCAGTGCAGGCTGGCAATGACTGGATCGAAGGGCTTTACACAGCCCTTTTTCAATGATATCGTTCTCGTTCACAACGGAGAGATCTACAATTACCGCCAGCTCAGGGATTACCTGGAGGGCAGGGGTGTTGAATTTGAAACCGATGTTGACAGCGAGGTCGTACTCCGTCTCCTCGAGCACCTACTCTCGAAGGGCTTGAGCGTCCATGAGGCCGTTAAGAGGGCCATGATAATGATGAACGGTGATTATGCCGTTGCTTTCTTTTGGAGGGGTAATATTTACCTGTTCAGGGATCCCGTTGGAATAAGGCCCCTTTACTTTTCTCCCAACGGCTTTTTTGCCAGTGAGAAGAAGGTTCTCTGGGCAATAGGTGAGAAAGCCGTCCCCGTTGGGCCCGGTGAGCTGGTGAGGCTTTCCCCCAGAGGTGCTGATAGGAAAAAAGTTCTTGACATTAGAGAGCTCCCCTGGTGTGAAAAAGAATTCACCGAGGAAAGGGCTATTGGGGCTTTGGTGAAATCTCTCGAGTGCTCCGTCAGGATGAGAGCTGGTTCCAGAACTGGGGTTCTCTTCTCCGGTGGTCTGGACAGTTCAATAGTCGCTTACCTGGCCTCAGAGTTTTCAGACGTTACTCTCTACACTGCCGGCGTTGAGGACAGTCCCGACGTTGAGTGGGCCAGAAAGGCCTCTGACGAGCTTGGTATTCCGCTAAAGGAGGTGCTATTAACCAAAGAAGATGTTGAAAACATCGTTGAAAAGGTCATCTTCGCCATAGAAGAACCTAGCTTCATGAACCTTGCTATAGGGGTTCCCCTCTATTTTGCCACAGCACTCGCTGCTTCCGATGGCCTTAAAGTCCTGCTCAGCGGTCAGGGAGCGGATGAGCTCTTTGGTGGCTACGCCAAGTACCTTGAGGATCCAGGGCTGATGGAGAGAGACCTTCTTGAGCTGGGTGAGAAGAACCTGGCCAGAGACGACAAGATAGCTATGTACAACGGTGTTGAAACCAGGTACCCTTACCTTGCACTTCCACTCGTTAGGCTGGCACTTAAAATGCCACACGGTATGAAGATCAAAAACAGTGTCAGGAAGTGGGTTCTTAGAAAAGCCGCCGAGAGAATGGGACTTCCCACCGATGTAGTTTGGAGGGAGAAAAAAGCCGCCCAGTACGGTAGCGGTTCCCAGAAAATCCTGATGAAGCTGGCCAGGGAGAGAAAAATGAAGCCCAGTGAATTTGCTGAGTTCCTTTTCAGAAAAGTCTTTGGTTCAGTAGGTTGGCCTTGA
- a CDS encoding L-threonylcarbamoyladenylate synthase, which produces MTIVILMREGVQRDKLSVAARILKKGGLVAFPTETVYGLGADALNESAVRRIFEAKGRPADNPLIVHIAEVEWLEKLAKEVPEKAWKLAEKFWPGPLTIVLPARDTVPRTTTGGLDTVALRMPAHPIALELIRLSNVPVAAPSANISGRPSPTSADHVIEDFYGKIDCIVDGGETPIGVESTVIDLTSEVPLLLRPGGLPVEEIKKVIGEIIIHPAVKGEKVDIPRSPGMKYKHYSPNAQVIVVEGNREKVREKIDELVEEYRKKGFKVGVMATEEHDADEFFYLGGSVEEVARNLFKALRELDRRGVDLIIAEGVEESGLGMAVMNRLRKAAGYRVVKV; this is translated from the coding sequence ATGACGATAGTGATCCTGATGCGGGAAGGAGTACAAAGGGATAAATTGAGCGTGGCGGCCAGGATACTTAAGAAAGGTGGTCTTGTTGCTTTTCCAACCGAGACGGTTTATGGCCTTGGCGCTGATGCCCTCAACGAAAGTGCTGTCAGAAGGATCTTCGAGGCCAAGGGAAGGCCCGCTGATAACCCCCTGATAGTTCACATAGCGGAGGTAGAATGGCTCGAAAAACTGGCAAAGGAAGTTCCAGAAAAAGCATGGAAACTGGCTGAAAAGTTCTGGCCGGGGCCCCTGACAATTGTCCTGCCCGCGAGGGATACCGTGCCGAGAACCACTACCGGTGGCCTAGACACCGTTGCCTTGAGAATGCCCGCCCATCCAATAGCACTGGAGCTCATAAGGCTCAGCAACGTTCCAGTTGCCGCCCCCTCGGCAAACATAAGCGGCAGGCCAAGCCCAACATCCGCAGACCATGTCATCGAGGACTTCTACGGGAAGATAGATTGCATAGTTGACGGAGGGGAAACCCCAATTGGGGTTGAGTCAACCGTTATAGACCTGACGTCCGAAGTGCCTCTACTTCTTCGTCCGGGGGGACTTCCAGTTGAAGAGATCAAGAAGGTAATCGGAGAGATTATCATTCATCCGGCCGTGAAGGGAGAGAAAGTTGACATACCGAGGTCCCCAGGGATGAAGTACAAGCACTACTCACCCAACGCACAGGTGATAGTAGTAGAAGGCAACCGAGAAAAAGTCAGGGAGAAGATAGACGAGCTCGTTGAGGAGTACAGAAAAAAGGGATTCAAGGTTGGAGTAATGGCCACGGAAGAACATGATGCCGACGAATTTTTCTACCTTGGGGGGAGCGTTGAAGAAGTTGCCAGGAACCTGTTCAAAGCCCTGAGAGAACTGGACAGGAGGGGGGTAGATCTCATAATAGCGGAAGGTGTGGAGGAAAGTGGCCTTGGTATGGCCGTAATGAACCGACTCAGAAAAGCAGCCGGCTACCGGGTTGTCAAAGTATAA
- a CDS encoding nucleotidyltransferase domain-containing protein — translation MPREKVVRVWDEREVVYPPKRWRYLWEKREKALKIMERLSQFDPQLYGSVARGDVRKDSDIDIFIPIKVPSYLIELALEGLVRRRKIVMATPWHLIKGVIEIDEETTVTFPLIEPTDRELEFYRWGGMIDLWGVKTRERVPGVNKKLILIIPTERGHIEREVVGRESEVAKILGVSIDIVTERVHVLMRRDRIGRTGIYLNEEVPDWMSFEEALKIIADRDPNVRKKVRERGGV, via the coding sequence ATGCCGAGGGAAAAGGTCGTCCGGGTATGGGATGAGAGAGAGGTGGTTTATCCCCCAAAAAGATGGCGCTATCTGTGGGAGAAGCGTGAAAAAGCCCTGAAAATAATGGAACGCCTTTCCCAGTTCGACCCGCAGCTCTACGGTAGTGTGGCCAGAGGAGACGTGAGAAAAGACAGCGACATAGACATATTCATCCCGATAAAGGTTCCCAGTTACCTCATCGAACTCGCCCTTGAGGGCCTCGTGCGGAGGAGAAAGATAGTGATGGCAACGCCCTGGCACCTCATAAAGGGCGTCATCGAGATAGACGAAGAAACGACCGTTACCTTCCCGCTGATCGAGCCAACCGACAGGGAGCTTGAGTTCTACCGCTGGGGAGGGATGATTGACCTGTGGGGAGTCAAAACCAGGGAGCGCGTTCCCGGGGTGAACAAGAAGCTCATACTCATAATCCCGACCGAGAGGGGGCACATTGAAAGGGAAGTCGTTGGCAGGGAGAGCGAGGTCGCGAAAATTCTTGGCGTGAGCATTGACATCGTGACGGAGCGCGTCCATGTCCTCATGAGGAGGGACAGAATAGGGAGGACGGGAATCTATCTCAACGAAGAAGTGCCCGACTGGATGAGCTTTGAGGAGGCCCTGAAAATCATCGCCGACCGCGACCCGAACGTGAGGAAGAAGGTTAGGGAGAGGGGAGGAGTTTAG
- a CDS encoding type II toxin-antitoxin system VapC family toxin: MKSFMVDSTVLVEHLKGNPKATELLEALIDGNVEGYINETVASEVIFVYLKLKTGRSFRTLKKKPNLVKKVQKEPVYELLSLFKFLDTNEFVFAVSKRLVNEYGLLPNDAIIAATAIFYKLDGIITLDEDFENIAQNENLLLISSPEELSRI, encoded by the coding sequence ATGAAGAGCTTTATGGTTGATTCCACCGTTCTTGTCGAGCACTTGAAAGGGAACCCAAAGGCCACTGAACTTCTTGAGGCACTCATTGATGGAAATGTAGAGGGATATATCAATGAAACCGTTGCCTCAGAAGTCATTTTTGTATATTTAAAGCTCAAAACTGGCAGGAGCTTTAGAACGCTCAAGAAAAAACCGAATTTAGTCAAGAAAGTCCAAAAAGAACCTGTTTACGAGCTTCTCTCACTGTTCAAGTTCCTTGACACAAACGAATTCGTGTTTGCCGTTTCCAAAAGGCTGGTAAATGAATATGGTCTCCTTCCTAACGATGCAATTATTGCTGCAACGGCCATCTTCTACAAACTCGATGGGATAATAACCCTCGATGAAGACTTTGAGAACATAGCCCAAAACGAGAATCTTCTGTTAATTTCGTCCCCCGAGGAACTCTCAAGGATATAG
- the serS gene encoding serine--tRNA ligase, producing the protein MLDIKLIRENPELVKKDLLKRGETEKVKWIDEILELDRKWRENLKKINALRKERNQLAIQIGKRKKAGEPIDDLLARSNEIVKQIEELEKEVEELKKKIDYYLWRLPNITHESVPVGESDEDNVPIRFWGKAKVWEGFLESFKEQSLGKMEYEVLSWRPRLHVDMLELLRGADLERAAKVSGARFYYLLNELVILDLALIRFALDKLIEKGFTPVIPPYMVRRFVEEGATTFEDFEDVIYKVEGEDLYLIPTAEHPLAGMHANEILDGKDLPLLYVGVSPCFRKEAGTAGKDTKGIFRVHQFHKVEQFVYSRPEESWDWHEKIIANAEELFQALEIPYRVVNICTGDLGYVAAKKYDIEAWMAGQGKFREVVSASNCTDWQARRLNIRFRDKTNEKPRFVHTLNSTAIATSRAIVAILENHQTEEGVVKLPRALWKYTGFKEILPAHMKERCCQD; encoded by the coding sequence ATGCTCGACATAAAGCTCATCCGCGAAAACCCGGAGCTGGTAAAGAAAGACCTCCTCAAGAGGGGCGAAACCGAGAAGGTCAAGTGGATCGATGAAATCCTTGAACTGGACAGGAAGTGGCGCGAGAACTTAAAGAAGATAAACGCCCTGAGAAAGGAGCGCAACCAGCTGGCAATACAGATAGGAAAGCGCAAAAAGGCCGGAGAGCCAATAGACGATTTACTCGCGAGGAGTAATGAAATAGTGAAGCAGATTGAGGAACTCGAAAAGGAAGTCGAGGAACTGAAGAAGAAAATCGACTACTACCTCTGGAGGCTTCCGAACATAACCCACGAGAGCGTCCCGGTTGGAGAGAGCGACGAGGACAACGTCCCGATAAGGTTCTGGGGCAAGGCTAAGGTCTGGGAGGGCTTCCTTGAAAGCTTTAAGGAGCAGAGCCTCGGGAAGATGGAGTACGAGGTTCTGAGCTGGAGACCGAGGCTTCACGTTGACATGCTCGAACTTTTGAGGGGAGCCGACCTTGAGAGGGCCGCTAAGGTGAGTGGGGCGAGGTTCTACTACCTCCTCAACGAGCTGGTCATCCTCGATTTAGCTTTGATACGCTTCGCCCTTGACAAGCTCATAGAGAAGGGCTTTACCCCGGTGATTCCGCCCTATATGGTCAGGCGCTTCGTGGAAGAGGGAGCAACTACTTTTGAGGACTTCGAGGACGTAATCTACAAGGTTGAGGGCGAAGACCTATACCTCATCCCGACGGCCGAGCACCCATTAGCTGGAATGCACGCCAACGAGATACTCGACGGAAAAGACCTGCCGCTCCTCTACGTCGGGGTTAGCCCCTGCTTCAGGAAGGAGGCAGGAACTGCAGGAAAGGACACCAAGGGAATCTTCCGCGTCCACCAGTTCCACAAGGTCGAACAGTTCGTCTATTCCCGCCCGGAGGAGAGCTGGGACTGGCACGAGAAGATTATAGCCAACGCGGAGGAGCTCTTCCAGGCCCTTGAGATACCTTACCGCGTCGTCAACATCTGCACCGGCGACCTCGGTTACGTCGCGGCCAAAAAGTACGACATCGAGGCTTGGATGGCCGGCCAGGGCAAGTTCAGGGAGGTCGTTTCAGCCAGCAACTGCACCGACTGGCAGGCAAGACGCTTGAACATCCGCTTCAGGGATAAGACCAACGAGAAGCCGCGCTTCGTCCACACGCTGAACTCAACTGCCATAGCCACCTCAAGGGCCATCGTCGCTATCCTGGAAAACCACCAGACGGAGGAAGGCGTTGTCAAGCTCCCGAGGGCCCTGTGGAAGTACACGGGCTTCAAGGAAATCCTGCCAGCCCACATGAAGGAGCGCTGCTGCCAGGATTGA
- a CDS encoding molybdenum cofactor synthesis domain-containing protein encodes MAFLKVVPLEEALRIVNSFKLKPRVEEVSLDEALGRVLAENIVSPINVPPFDRATVDGYAVRAQDTFMASESDPVELKVIGEVHAGEEPKIKLAPGTAVYVSTGAPLPEGADAVIQFEDVDRKDDTVIVYKPAYPSLGVMKAGTDIPRGKLVLETGTRLGFKETALLSALGFNTVKVYAKPKVAVISTGNEIVLPGEELKPGKIYDINGRAITDAIRELGGEACFLGIARDDEKSLADLMIKGVAECDMVLISGGASGGMRDLTSSVIEKLGRVYIHGIAIQPGKPTIIGVVDGKPVFGLPGYPTSCLTNFTLLVAPLLRRLIGRESEVRKVRKKLVHKVFSVKGRRQFLPVKIEGEKAVPILKGSGAVTSFVEADGFIEIPETVEILEAGEEVEVTFFG; translated from the coding sequence ATGGCTTTCCTTAAGGTAGTCCCGCTGGAAGAGGCTTTAAGAATCGTGAACTCATTCAAACTCAAGCCCCGAGTCGAAGAAGTATCCCTAGACGAAGCCCTTGGACGGGTTCTCGCAGAAAACATCGTTTCTCCGATAAACGTGCCCCCCTTCGACAGGGCCACGGTGGACGGCTACGCGGTAAGGGCCCAGGACACATTTATGGCGAGCGAAAGCGACCCCGTTGAACTAAAGGTAATAGGAGAAGTTCACGCGGGAGAAGAACCCAAAATCAAGCTCGCCCCAGGTACAGCAGTCTACGTCTCAACGGGTGCCCCGCTTCCCGAAGGAGCAGACGCGGTAATCCAGTTTGAGGACGTTGACAGGAAGGACGATACGGTAATAGTCTACAAACCAGCATACCCAAGCCTGGGTGTCATGAAAGCCGGAACCGATATTCCCAGGGGCAAACTGGTCCTCGAAACAGGTACAAGACTGGGGTTTAAAGAGACAGCCCTACTGTCTGCCCTGGGATTCAACACGGTAAAAGTCTACGCAAAGCCAAAGGTTGCAGTAATAAGCACGGGGAACGAGATAGTCCTGCCAGGGGAAGAACTCAAGCCGGGAAAAATCTATGATATAAACGGAAGGGCCATCACAGACGCCATAAGAGAGCTCGGCGGCGAAGCTTGCTTTCTGGGAATCGCGAGGGATGACGAGAAAAGTCTCGCGGATCTGATGATAAAAGGGGTTGCCGAATGCGACATGGTGTTAATAAGCGGCGGCGCAAGCGGTGGAATGAGGGATCTCACAAGTTCGGTAATAGAAAAACTCGGAAGGGTCTATATACACGGCATAGCAATCCAACCAGGAAAGCCGACGATAATAGGCGTCGTGGACGGAAAGCCTGTCTTCGGCCTGCCCGGTTATCCCACTAGCTGTCTCACCAACTTCACCCTTCTCGTCGCGCCCCTCCTGAGGAGGCTCATCGGAAGGGAGAGCGAAGTAAGGAAGGTCAGGAAAAAGCTCGTCCACAAGGTCTTCTCCGTTAAGGGAAGAAGGCAGTTCCTCCCGGTTAAGATTGAAGGCGAAAAGGCAGTACCAATACTGAAGGGAAGTGGAGCCGTGACGAGCTTCGTCGAGGCCGACGGCTTCATCGAGATCCCTGAGACGGTGGAGATACTTGAGGCCGGAGAAGAGGTCGAGGTAACGTTCTTCGGCTGA
- a CDS encoding Lrp/AsnC family transcriptional regulator, translated as MDELDLKILKLLQENARYSYREIAKKLGVAVGTVYNRIKKLEDAGVIRGFCVDVDYEKLGFGLTAVIGIKARGKDIVRIERELSKSPRVMQVYDVTGEYDIIVVAKFKDRADMNKFVKWLLSLDGVEKTNTSVVMDIVKEKFALSLFTEE; from the coding sequence ATGGATGAGCTGGACTTAAAGATACTCAAACTCCTTCAAGAGAACGCTAGGTACTCCTATAGAGAGATAGCCAAGAAACTTGGCGTTGCGGTTGGAACAGTTTACAATCGAATAAAAAAGCTGGAAGATGCGGGAGTTATCAGGGGCTTCTGCGTTGATGTGGACTACGAAAAGCTTGGTTTTGGCCTTACTGCGGTTATCGGGATAAAGGCAAGGGGGAAGGACATAGTCAGAATAGAGAGAGAACTCTCAAAAAGTCCGAGGGTAATGCAGGTGTACGACGTTACAGGCGAGTATGATATAATCGTGGTTGCCAAGTTTAAGGACAGGGCGGACATGAACAAATTTGTCAAATGGCTGCTCTCTCTTGACGGAGTGGAAAAGACAAACACAAGTGTCGTCATGGATATAGTTAAAGAAAAGTTTGCGCTCTCTCTGTTCACAGAAGAATAA